A genomic stretch from Hemicordylus capensis ecotype Gifberg chromosome 1, rHemCap1.1.pri, whole genome shotgun sequence includes:
- the CDK2AP2 gene encoding cyclin-dependent kinase 2-associated protein 2 isoform X1 — translation MSYKPIAPAPTSSGAAGTSSSSASPAPGAPPVATSVPSPSGSVPGTSAPFRPLFNDFGPPSMGYVQAMKPPGAQGSQSTYTDLLSVIEEMGKEIRPTYAGSKSAMERLKRGIIHARALVRECLAETERNART, via the exons ATGTCCTACAAGCCCATCGCGcctgcccccaccagctccggaGCCGCCGGCACCAGCAGCAGTAGCGCCAGCCCCGCCCCCGGAGCCCCGCCGGTCG CCACGAGCGTCCCATCTCCATCTGGATCTGTTCCTGGAACTTCTGCCCCCTTCCGACCTCTCTTCAACGATTTTGGGCCCCCATCAATGGGCTACGTGCAG GCTATGAAGCCACCAGGTGCCCAAGGTTCCCAGAGTACATACACAGACCTGCTTTCTGTCATTGAGGAAATGGGCAAGGAGATCCGACCTACCTATGCAGGTAGCAAGAGCGCCATGGAGCGGCTGAAACGAG GGATTATTCATGCCCGGGCGCTGGTAAGAGAGTGTCTGGCGGAGACAGAGCGCAATGCCCGCACGTAA
- the CDK2AP2 gene encoding cyclin-dependent kinase 2-associated protein 2 isoform X2: MQSLGKCRFFPSQRNSKATSVPSPSGSVPGTSAPFRPLFNDFGPPSMGYVQAMKPPGAQGSQSTYTDLLSVIEEMGKEIRPTYAGSKSAMERLKRGIIHARALVRECLAETERNART, from the exons ATGCAGAGCCTTGGTAAATGCCGGTTTTTCCCATCACAAAGGAACAGCAAAG CCACGAGCGTCCCATCTCCATCTGGATCTGTTCCTGGAACTTCTGCCCCCTTCCGACCTCTCTTCAACGATTTTGGGCCCCCATCAATGGGCTACGTGCAG GCTATGAAGCCACCAGGTGCCCAAGGTTCCCAGAGTACATACACAGACCTGCTTTCTGTCATTGAGGAAATGGGCAAGGAGATCCGACCTACCTATGCAGGTAGCAAGAGCGCCATGGAGCGGCTGAAACGAG GGATTATTCATGCCCGGGCGCTGGTAAGAGAGTGTCTGGCGGAGACAGAGCGCAATGCCCGCACGTAA
- the CDK2AP2 gene encoding cyclin-dependent kinase 2-associated protein 2 isoform X3, whose translation MGYVQAMKPPGAQGSQSTYTDLLSVIEEMGKEIRPTYAGSKSAMERLKRGIIHARALVRECLAETERNART comes from the exons ATGGGCTACGTGCAG GCTATGAAGCCACCAGGTGCCCAAGGTTCCCAGAGTACATACACAGACCTGCTTTCTGTCATTGAGGAAATGGGCAAGGAGATCCGACCTACCTATGCAGGTAGCAAGAGCGCCATGGAGCGGCTGAAACGAG GGATTATTCATGCCCGGGCGCTGGTAAGAGAGTGTCTGGCGGAGACAGAGCGCAATGCCCGCACGTAA